The Acinetobacter lwoffii genomic sequence CTGCATGACCGGCATGAAAAACGCCTGGAGATGGTGCATAAGGTCTTATATAGCCGTTATGACAACATGAAATCTACTCTGCTGATTTCCAACTTCACAGTCCAAAATATGCAGCGAGATTTAGGTGTCCGATTATGGTCACGATTACATGAAAACAATTTGATTGTAGTACCGTGTTATTGGGATGATAGACGCATCACCGGATAAAAGAAGTCTTTACTACCGCCAATTATCTTATTGATATAATTGGCATTTTTTATAATTAATTTCTAAAAATCTCAACTTTATTCTCTAAAATATAGACAGAAAAATTCTAGAAAAAGAGAGGAAATCCTATCATTTTATGTTGAAAATCATAAAGTTCATTAATGAATTACCGGTATCAAAATAATTACTACCGAATAGCGTACTTATTAATAGGACTTACGCAAAGACGACCGAAGGCGAGTTATCTTAATCAATTTTTGAGCTTACAAGCAGGGGTTACGATGAAAATTTTTTGGTTTATACCGACACATGGCGACAGTCGTTATTTAGGCACGAGTAAAGGGGCAAGAACCGTTGACCATACCTATATGAAGCAAATTGCAGTGGCAGCCGATAACCTTGGCTATGAGGGCGTGTTGATTCCGACAGGTCGCTCATGTGAAGACCCTTGGTTGGTCGCCGCTAGTCTCATTGATGCGACCACTCGCTTAAAGTTTTTGGTGGCATTACGCCCTGGGGTGACGACACCCGCGCTTGCTGCTCGCATGACAGGCACCTTTGATCGATTATCAAATGGTCGATTGCTGCTTAATCTGGTCACAGGCGGCGATGAACAAGAGCTTAAAGGCGATGGCATCTTTGAAGACCACGCGACGCGTTATCAGACAGCCAGTGAATACACCACGATTTGGCGAGAGATTTTGACTCGCTCGCACACAGGCGAATCCTTTACTTTTAACGGTGAACGCTTGCAAGTAGAAGATGCTAAATTGCTGTACCCCCCTCTACAACAGCCATATCCGCCCTTGTGGTTTGGCGGTTCATCTGAGGCGGCGCAAACACTGGCTGCCGAACAAGTTGACAGTTATTTGACGTGGGGTGAGCCGCCTGCCGCCGTCAAAGAGAAGATTGAGCAGCTTAAAACCAAAGCCGCTGCCAAAGGTCGTACATTAAGCTATGGTATTCGTCTGCACGTGATTGTGCGTGAAACCAATGAAGCCGCTTGGCAAGCCGCTGATGAATTATTGAGTCATGTGAATGACGACACCATTGCCGCTGCCCAAGCCAAATTTGCCCAAATGGACTCGGTGGGACAACAACGTATGGCAGCCTTGCATGGCGGTCGCCGTGATAACTTAGAAATTTCGCCCAACTTATGGGCAGGGATTGGACTGGTACGTGGTGGCGCAGGCACCGCACTGGTGGGCGACCCACAAACTGTTGCCGCGCGTATTCAAGAGTATGCCGATTTGGGCATTGATAACTTTATTTTTTCAGGCTATCCACACTTAGAAGAGGCGTATCGGTTTGCTGAATTGGTTTTCCCATTATTACCGAAAGACACCCAAAACACCTTGGTCAAGCCAAATTTGACAGGACCGTTTGGTGAGATTGTCGCTAATAACTATGCACCACCGCAACAAACCCGTGACACTGCAACCCCAAAAACACCTACCACTGCTGCACCTAAACACGCCATCGCCTCTTAAATTCATCTTAAAGACATATTAAAGGCGTCTTCAATGCTTGTGATAAAACGTGCTAATTAAAGCACGTTTTTCGCTTCGTCTATACCTATCATTAGACACCTATCATCCGACAGGGTGTGTGGAATCCACCCTAGCCATGATAAACATCTTTTAACTGATAAACCTTTTAACTGATAGACTTTGTTTTAAAAAGTGGTAGCCAGTTATACGGTGAGATTAGACCAGCAAGCTACTTTGCTAAAGTTAATCATCAAGGTGTCAATATCCCAACTTTTTTAGCAAATGCAACACAGGAAAAATGACTTCTCTATAGCTAGGTTATATTCGGGATGTGAATAACCTATTGATAGTAATGAATATTTTTTAAGCCAACACTGTTAGTTTTACGGTCTCTAGTATGTCATTTTTTAATCAATAGCTTAGTTGTGTAATTTTATGGGTGATAAAAGTTATTTTAACGCTTTTGCTTTTTGCGGCTTATATAATAAAAAAGATTTAAATTTTAAATCATAAAACAATGGGATAAATAAATTTAAATCATGCACTTCAATTAATGATCAACTAACTATAAGGGCAATAAATATGACAACTGAAAACAATGAAAAACTTTCTTTATTAGACGATGTGGCATTAAAAGCCCAAATGCTCATGGCAAATCTAAAAGAGGGCGCTAATGATGGCTATGACCATTCTGTCACCAGTGCCGGTGAAAAGGGCTTAAAATCAGGCAAAGTGTCTGAACTCACCGCCATCGCCCCCTTAACCAAAGATGGGGCAGCTCGTATCAAACGAATTTTAGAAATCACCAAAGGCAATCTTGCAGGGGCGACCAATGTAGGCACCTTGCATGATTTGCGGTTGGTGTTTTTAGACAATGACACCAAGCTACTGTTTTGTACCGCCTATGATGGCGATTGGGACGCCTACATCAATGACTTTGCTACCAAAATTCCAGAACTCATGGACTTGATTTTTGGCAATGTAGAGGGTTGGCCTGGGATTAAAAGCCCGACTGTCAAGCAATTTATCCTTGACCATCAGATTACCGCTACCGGTTGGTATGTGGGTGTACCGCATCTGACGGTTCGTGATATTGCGCGTAATGACAAAATCGTGCGTGGCATTAATAAAGCCATTGAACAAGCCCAATAAGCCTGCTTAGAACCTGTATTCACCCTATCACGTTTATCGTACTATTATAAGGGTACTATTCCAAGCGTACTCTGAATGGGCAAGCTTTAGGTTAAAATTTCGGTACAAAAGCCATTTGTTGCGTGATTTTTACCATAAGCGGTATTTTTTAGCGTGTTGCATTGTGAACAGGTTCTTAGCATCAAATTTTTAAAATTCCCTGCTAGGAACGACCATGAATAACGACAACCCAGCGAATGAAAGCCTACTTGGCAAATTAAAAACCCATCTACAAGATGGTATCGAGCATGGCATAGATGCCATTAAAGACAAATTTGAACACAGCGATATACCCGCTGAAAAAGTCAGTGTCAAAGAACGGGTACACGAAGCGAAACAAAAAATCGGCACGCAGCTGCACAGCGTCATGACACGGGCAACGAACGCTATCTATCCCAATATCGCCACGATGGAGCTTGAGGATATTCAAGCTATTATTTTGCATGACCGCCCTGCGCCTTACTACGGCACGCTTGTCGCGCTAAAAGTCAATGACAGCAACGCAGGTCGTGAATTATTAAAAGCGGTATTACCAAACGTCAAAGGCTCAAAAAATTTCCGAAAAGACATGGATGCCAATTTGACCATTGTGATGACGTATGAGGGGCTAAAAGCTTTAGGCTTACCGCAAAGCTCGCTTGATTCTTTCCCAGAAAATTTCAAAACAGGGATGGCAGGCCGCTCCGATATCTTGGGTGACAAAGGTGACAATGACCCGAGTAACTGGCTTGCGCCATTTGGTGATAAAGGCGATATTCATATTTGCGGCGCGGTGATTGCCAATAGCCAAGAAAAATGGCAAGCCAAACTTGCCGAACTTAAACAGGCGTTTGCCCCTTATCTAGATACCAGCCGTAACGCGATCGAAATCTTGGTGGAACATGATTTTGGCGTAGATGGTGACGTCAAAAACGTGTTTGGTTATCGCGATGGCATCAGTAACCCAGAAGTGGATGGCAGTGGTATCACCCTTGAAAATAACACCGAACGCCCGATTGCGGCAGGTGAATTTGTGTTAGGTTATAAAGGTGAGGCGGGCGTGGTACCCCCCATGCCACAGCCTGAAGTATTGGGAAAAAACGGCTCATTTATGGTACTGCGAAAATACCGCAGTAATGTGGCTGACTTTCACCGCTATTGCCTTGAACAAAGCGACAATGACCCAGCTAAAGCCGATAAATTGGGGGCAAAAATGTTTGGCCGCTGGCGTTCGGGTGCCCCCATCACCCTAAGCCCAGACCATGATGATGAAGCCCTCGGTAAAGACAATGTAGCAAACAATAAATTTGACTACACGGACGATCCCTATGGCAAAGGCTGCCCATTTGGTGCCCATGCTCGCCGTATGAACCCCCGTAATACCAAAGATTTTATTCTAAGCGATGTGCGTCTTCACCGTATCATCCGCCGTAGCGTTTCGTATGGCGATATCGTGCCGCCCAACGTGACCCAAGACGATGGTCAAGAGCGGGGTCTATTTTTTATCGGTATCAACGCGCATGCCATGGACACGCTTGAGTTTTTGCAAAGTCAATGGATTAATGACGGTAACTTTATGAACCTTGGGGAAGAGCGTGACCCAATGCTAGGCGTACACGCAGGTAGTGACGCTGATAGCGATGTGTTCACCGTACCCGATGAGCCAATTCGTAAGCGTCATACCAATATTTTGCAATTTAATACCCTACAAGGCGGTGAATATCTTTTTGTACCGAGCTTGTCGGCACTTAAATGGATTAGTGAGCTTAACGAAAATTCATATTAGTGTAAAACTAAATAAAAAAGGTTAGGCGTTTTAGTACACTTAACCTTATAAAATAATGAAAATAACAGAGGACAATCATCATGCTAAATAAATTATTCGGTGGTCGTTATGCCAAGTTTGACCCAGCCATCGACCAGCTTACGAGCGACGATGAAAAAGCCATCGACCAAATCACCGCAGATATTCGTGACTATATCGGCAAATCAGACACGGTTAACAAAATCAATTATCACACCCGAGATGCCCATGCCAAAGGCTACTGTGCGTTAAAAGCCAACTTTGAGATTTTACCAAAACTGCCCAAAGAATATGCCCAAGGTATCTATGCCAAACCCGCTCGCCATGAAGCGGTGATTCGTTTTTCTAACGGTTCATCTCGTGTGGCTGCCGACAACAAGTTGGGACTTTCTCAAGGGTTGGCGATTAAAGTCTTTGGTGTCAAAGGCGACAAATTACTGCCAGATGAGCCAGATAGCCCAAACTTTGACTACAATCTGATTAATTTTCCTATTTTCTTTTGTAATACTATCCAAGACTATAGTTATATTTCACGGCTATTTTTACAATTAAATGATTATTTTGCCAAAGGCGCGAAAGGGCAAGCCAAATTTGCCTTTGACTGGATTACCCAATATGGCAAAAAACTGCCATCCAAAGAATCCCTCAAGACTTTTAGGGCTTTTAGTAAGTTTAAAACCATCAAACCGCAAAATACCTTGTTATACAGTTTTTACTCACAAGGGGCGGTGCGTCATGGCGACTATATGGCGAAAATCCGTGTCGCCCCGACCAAAGCGTCACAAGCCAAAATCAAACGCCGAGATCTCGATGTCAATGCCACCAGCGAGGCGATTCGTCCTCTGATTTTACAAGAAATCCGTCAGCACGATTATGAGTTTGATGTGCAAATCCAGCTGTGCCGTAACTTAAAAGACCAACCCATTAATGACTTGACCAAAGAATGGGATGAAAAAGACGCCCCGTTTGTGACAGTGGCAAAACTCACCATCCCTTGCCAAGATGTGCCGGATGACGGTAATTTTGA encodes the following:
- the ssuD gene encoding FMNH2-dependent alkanesulfonate monooxygenase, which gives rise to MKIFWFIPTHGDSRYLGTSKGARTVDHTYMKQIAVAADNLGYEGVLIPTGRSCEDPWLVAASLIDATTRLKFLVALRPGVTTPALAARMTGTFDRLSNGRLLLNLVTGGDEQELKGDGIFEDHATRYQTASEYTTIWREILTRSHTGESFTFNGERLQVEDAKLLYPPLQQPYPPLWFGGSSEAAQTLAAEQVDSYLTWGEPPAAVKEKIEQLKTKAAAKGRTLSYGIRLHVIVRETNEAAWQAADELLSHVNDDTIAAAQAKFAQMDSVGQQRMAALHGGRRDNLEISPNLWAGIGLVRGGAGTALVGDPQTVAARIQEYADLGIDNFIFSGYPHLEEAYRFAELVFPLLPKDTQNTLVKPNLTGPFGEIVANNYAPPQQTRDTATPKTPTTAAPKHAIAS
- a CDS encoding Dyp-type peroxidase — its product is MNNDNPANESLLGKLKTHLQDGIEHGIDAIKDKFEHSDIPAEKVSVKERVHEAKQKIGTQLHSVMTRATNAIYPNIATMELEDIQAIILHDRPAPYYGTLVALKVNDSNAGRELLKAVLPNVKGSKNFRKDMDANLTIVMTYEGLKALGLPQSSLDSFPENFKTGMAGRSDILGDKGDNDPSNWLAPFGDKGDIHICGAVIANSQEKWQAKLAELKQAFAPYLDTSRNAIEILVEHDFGVDGDVKNVFGYRDGISNPEVDGSGITLENNTERPIAAGEFVLGYKGEAGVVPPMPQPEVLGKNGSFMVLRKYRSNVADFHRYCLEQSDNDPAKADKLGAKMFGRWRSGAPITLSPDHDDEALGKDNVANNKFDYTDDPYGKGCPFGAHARRMNPRNTKDFILSDVRLHRIIRRSVSYGDIVPPNVTQDDGQERGLFFIGINAHAMDTLEFLQSQWINDGNFMNLGEERDPMLGVHAGSDADSDVFTVPDEPIRKRHTNILQFNTLQGGEYLFVPSLSALKWISELNENSY
- a CDS encoding catalase family protein, which gives rise to MLNKLFGGRYAKFDPAIDQLTSDDEKAIDQITADIRDYIGKSDTVNKINYHTRDAHAKGYCALKANFEILPKLPKEYAQGIYAKPARHEAVIRFSNGSSRVAADNKLGLSQGLAIKVFGVKGDKLLPDEPDSPNFDYNLINFPIFFCNTIQDYSYISRLFLQLNDYFAKGAKGQAKFAFDWITQYGKKLPSKESLKTFRAFSKFKTIKPQNTLLYSFYSQGAVRHGDYMAKIRVAPTKASQAKIKRRDLDVNATSEAIRPLILQEIRQHDYEFDVQIQLCRNLKDQPINDLTKEWDEKDAPFVTVAKLTIPCQDVPDDGNFDIMEHLSFTPFRCIEANRPIGNLQHARLRAYQTASTTRHRLNHKKRAEPINLKQAFDKDFYNL